In Diabrotica undecimpunctata isolate CICGRU chromosome 4, icDiaUnde3, whole genome shotgun sequence, a single genomic region encodes these proteins:
- the LOC140438859 gene encoding uncharacterized protein, which produces MATINPKHLKTDELTYELIIRDLEVPSTVDEKRRVLSGILSQEASDRSFSETVVPLEFEQDHNQALATLADLSSIIDEFSGSKSDYRYKCICSRLTHLSGRVSRLKTTSSTQETLKRQLRSKLLSIEGVLVEKLNLPSESTPVRVESHTASSVVKSVLIYKWGIQKFSGKQPLIPFLEQIETLKISRNCSNDDLFLSAGYLFDGNAFTWWHNHLLKKTFQSWSDLVAALKETYLPADYERNLWEQIRSTRQSFREPVSTFISNFEALFFRLPSVVSEKDKVSEIRRGLLPDYIKALALHDIDTVSDLTSYCTLPQMFKKRSARLFDSGQESTLLQSNVCIKPKREEHTRKKFEENFKQRTSRVTFQLPPIIKTRAETSDSNCDFNPLPIDKTPIDTTHNVSLSPANISFPLISTSDTLCRTNPLLDIRTQDNRPYISINIGSETISALVDSGSNVSIIGSPALFLLKKLNLHLHYDVSVQLTTADGNVQSTLGYVFLPVTLSGSTQKLKVLVVPSISHKMILGMDFMKLFRISLDFTNFSYSTAKLSTCVVNTIVSSENLSTHQLSQLHSVVKLFKEIGPTDSIGRTHLYTHHIDTGDAKPIRQRQYPLSPAMQKILNEGVDEMLKLKVIEPLTTSTPWLSPLWLVPKKDSSYRVCFDGRKLNSITVPDSYPMPLIDSIISKVRDAKFISSIDLKQAFYQIPLDDQSKLKTAFTVQNRGLFCFNVLPFGLNNSAQAMCRVMDSVIGPLLEPYVFYYLDDIIVVTPDFDCHIKILKMLFKRLKYANLTVNFEKCQFCRPSLKFLGFVVDQQGLRTDPAKVEAILEYPVPKTTTQIRRLIGLIGYYRRFLNNFASICTPISDLLKGKKKGQSIVWTPEANLAFSQIKQALTSAPVLASPDFDKHFYLACDASDTGVGGVLFQKEDGLEHPIAFFSKTLSKAQRKYTTTEKELLAILLSIEKFRCYIEGSENFTVITDHSSLQWLYSMKNPSPRIARWIMKLSCHKFTVIHRSGSLNVVADSLSRIPEQNPEISLLDLSNLKTDTWYNNMVQKVQNNPDQFPAFKVHGNVLYKHIFSRNKFSDPSPEWKIFVPSPHRKDILKLFHDDPTAAHLGVYKTLSRITELYYGPRMRLYVANYINWDKEIFKIAQAIRLAKHEVTQFSPSFLTFARNIPLDGSFFGAIEDKASNVININNKLFDPRPLENMSSIFKEVQKRIRHSYATNSSRYNLRRRDVKYHVGDKVWKKNFVLSKAVDDFSAKLAPKFVPCIVNKVLSKLVYNLKDLDGNDLGNFHVRDIKLDVTDSSDDENQ; this is translated from the exons ATGGCTACCATCAACCCTAAGCATTTGAAAACTGATGAGTTAACCTATGAGTTAATTATTAGAGATCTTGAGGTTCCTTCTACTGTCGATGAGAAAAGAAGAGTCCTTAGTGGAATTTTGTCTCAGGAAGCATCAGACAGAAGCTTCTCTGAAACAGTTGTCCCTCTTGAATTTGAGCAAGACCATAATCAGGCCTTGGCTACTCTTGCTGATTTATCTAGTATCATCGATGAATTTTCAGGTAGTAAGTCTGATTATAGGTACAAATGTATTTGttctcgtttaactcatttgtctggCCGTGTATCTCGTCTGAAGACCACTTCTTCAACGCAGGAAACACTCAAAAGACAGTTACGGAGTAAATTATTGTCAATTGAGGGTGTGCTTGTGGAAAAACTTAATCTTCCTTCAGAATCTACTCCAGTTAGGGTAGAATCACATACTGCATCTTCAGTAGTGAAGTCTGTGCTCATTTATAAATGGGGAATTCAAAAGTTTTCCGGCAAACAGCCTTTGATTCCTTTTCTTGAACAAATTGAGACGCTTAAAATCTCCAGGAATTGTTCTAATGATGACCTGTTTCTTTCTGCAGGATATCTGTTTGATGGCAATGCTTTCACTTGGTGGCATAATCATCTTCTTAAAAAGACATTTCAGTCATGGTCTGACTTAGTTGCCGCTTTAAAGGAAACTTATCTTCCGGCAGATTATGAGAGGAATTTGTGGGAACAAATTCGTTCTACAAGGCAATCTTTTCGAGAACCTGTATCTACATTTATCTCTAATTTTGAAGCTCTTTTCTTCCGTTTACCTTCTGTCGTTTCAGAGAAAGATAAAGTATCTGAAATTAGGCGTGGTCTTTTGCCAGACTACATCAAAGCTTTGGCTTTGCACGATATAGACACTGTATCTGATCTTACCTCTTACT GCACATTGCCCCAAATGTTCAAAAAACGAAGCGCGAGGTTGTTCGATAGCGGACAGGAATCAACCTTATTGCAGTCAAATGTCTGCATCAAACCTAAAAGGGAAGAACATACCAggaaaaaatttgaagaaaacttcaAACAAAGGACAAGCAGAGTAACATTTCAACTACCACCTATTATTAAAACGCGAGCTGAAACTTCTGATTCTAATTGTGATTTTAATCCTTTACCTATAGACAAAACTCCCATAGATACAACGCACAATGTTTCTTTAAGTCCTGCGAATATTTCTTTTCCGTTGATTTCAACGTCTGATACTTTATGTAGAACTAATCCTCTTCTCGATATTCGTACACAGGATAATCGaccatatatttcaataaatattggcAGTGAAACAATATCTGCACTTGTAGACTCTGGTAGTAATGTCTCTATTATTGGCTCTCCAGCCTTATTTCTTCTTAAGAAGCTGAATTTGCATCTTCACTATGATGTTTCAGTACAGCTAACTACTGCTGATGGTAATGTCCAAAGTACCTTAGGTTATGTGTTTTTACCTGTTACCTTATCTGGTAGCACacaaaagttaaaagttttagtGGTTCCTTCTATCTCACATAAAATGattttaggtatggattttatGAAATTGTTTAGAATTTCTTTGGATTTCACAAATTTTTCGTATAGTACAGCTAAACTGTCAACTTGTGTTGTTAATACTATAGTAAGTTCAGAGAATTTATCCACCCATCAGCTTTCACAACTACATTCGGTAGTCAAACTGTTTAAGGAAATAGGCCCAACAGATTCTATTGGTAGAACCCACTTGTATACTCACCATATAGACACTGGTGATGCGAAACCAATTAGGCAAAGACAATATCCTCTTTCGCCTGCTATGCAGAAAATTCTCAACGAAGGAGTTGATGAGATGCTTAAGTTGAAAGTCATCGAACCATTAACAACCAGTACACCTTGGTTGTCTCCTTTGTGGTTGGTTCCGAAGAAAGATAGTTCCTATAGAGTTTGTTTTGATGGTCGAAAACTTAATTCGATAACAGTTCCTGATAGTTACCCCATGCCTTTAATAGATTCAATCATATCTAAAGTAAgagatgctaaatttatttcgtCAATCGAtttaaaacaagctttttatcaAATACCTTTGGATGATCAATCCAAATTAAAGACTGCATTTACAGTTCAAAATAGAGGTTTGTTCTGTTTTAATGTATTACCTTTTGGCTTAAATAATAGTGCACAAGCTATGTGCAGAGTTATGGATTCAGTTATAGGTCCTTTACTGGAGCcttatgttttctattatcttgatgatattattgttgttactcctGACTTTGATTGTCAtatcaaaattcttaaaatgttgtTTAAGAGACTTAAATATGCAAATCTTACAGTCAATTTTGAAAAGTGTCAGTTTTGTAGACCTTCTCTTAAATTTCTTGGTTTTGTTGTAGATCAACAAGGGTTAAGAACTGACCCAGCTAAAGTAGAAGCTATTTTGGAATATCCAGTTCCAAAAACTACTACTCAAATTCGTAGACTTATCGGATTGATAGGTTATTACCgtcgatttttgaataattttgcatCCATTTGTACTCCCATTTCTGATTTACTCAAGGGTAAAAAGAAAGGACAGTCTATTGTTTGGACTCCAGAAGCTAACTTAGCTTTCAGTCAGATTAAACAGGCACTAACATCTGCTCCTGTTCTTGCTAGTCCAGACTTTGACAAGCATTTTTATCTTGCTTGTGATGCAAGTGACACTGGTGTTGGGGGTGTATTATTTCAAAAAGAAGATGGTTTAGAGCATCCTATAGCTTTCTTTAGTAAAACTCTCTCTAAAGCTCAACGTAAGTACACTACTACTGAGAAAGAACTGCTGGCTATTTTATTATCTATTGAAAAATTTAGGTGTTATATTGAAGGAAGTGAAAACTTCACTGTGATTACTGATCACTCATCCTTACAGTGGTTATATTCCATGAAAAACCCTTCTCCTAGAATTGCCAGATGGATAATGAAACTATCCTGTCACAAGTTCACTGTCATTCACCGTAGTGGTTCTTTAAATGTTGTGGCTGATTCCCTTTCTAGAATACCTGAACaaaatcctgaaatttctcttttagatttatctaATCTTAAAACAGATACTTGGTATAATAATAtggtacaaaaagtacaaaataatcCAGATCAATTTCCTGCTTTTAAAGTTCATGGTAATGTTCTTTACAAGCATATCTTTTCAAGGAATAAGTTTTCAGATCCTtccccagaatggaaaattttCGTTCCGTCTCCTCACAGAAAAGATATTTTGAAACTCTTTCATGATGATCCTACAGCTGCTCACCTAGGAGTATATAAAACGCTCTCTAGAATCACGGAATTGTATTACGGGCCTAGAATGAGACTTTATGTCGCAAACTATATCA ATTGggacaaagaaatctttaagATTGCCCAGGCTATTCGCCTAGCCAAACACGAAGTTACACAATTTAGTCCTTCGTTTCTAACTTTTGCCAGAAATATCCCTTTGGACGGTTCCTTCTTTGGTGCAATAGAAGACAAAGCAAGCAATgtcattaatattaataacaagctATTCGACCCAAGACCACTAGAAAATATGTCTTCTATTTTCAAAGAAGTGCAAAAGAGAATACGTCACTCTTATGCGACGAATTCTAGCAGGTATAACCTTCGTAGACGTGATGTCAAATATCACGTTGGTGATAAAGTCTGGAAGAAAAATTTTGTCCTATCAAAAGCTGTCGATGATTTCTCTGCAAAACTAGCGCCAAAATTTGTCCCCTGTATTGTCAATAAAGTTTTGTCTAAATTAGTCTACAATTTAAAGGATCTAGATGGAAATGATCTTGGAAATTTTCATGTCAGGGATATCAAATTAGATGTCACTGATTCTAGTGACGATGAAAATCAGTaa